One genomic segment of Candidatus Alcyoniella australis includes these proteins:
- a CDS encoding LEA type 2 family protein translates to MCEIDADSFSEVLMSGPIDRLPTIALICMATVALVTLGGCAFRSPSADVQDVELDSVGFERIDTTFVVQVNNPNSYGLRADGLDYELSVNGRGLADGELRQRIEVAARDRVELRLPVTFDVPAALAIIENDTDRDELPYVLTGGITFSTPLGDLRVPFKREGELPLIRPPQVRLEDVRVRKLDLSGARLELRLRIDNPNNFDLKIQRLSWKVGLEGSRLFSGRRLKGRIIPAKGRAVVELELKVGLDELGRALERTLQRGDVRYDLDLDFRLETPYGELPLHLDRKGKSGVSR, encoded by the coding sequence ATGTGCGAAATTGACGCGGATTCGTTCTCCGAGGTGCTGATGTCCGGCCCGATCGATCGACTGCCGACTATCGCGCTGATTTGCATGGCGACCGTAGCGCTGGTGACCCTGGGCGGCTGCGCGTTTCGCAGCCCCTCGGCCGATGTGCAGGACGTCGAGCTTGACAGCGTGGGCTTCGAGCGGATCGACACCACCTTTGTGGTGCAGGTGAACAACCCCAACAGCTACGGATTGCGGGCCGATGGCCTGGACTACGAGCTGTCGGTCAACGGCCGAGGGCTGGCCGACGGCGAGCTTCGGCAGCGCATCGAGGTCGCGGCTCGGGACCGCGTGGAACTAAGGCTGCCCGTGACCTTCGACGTACCCGCGGCGCTGGCGATAATCGAGAACGACACGGATCGCGACGAGCTGCCCTACGTACTCACGGGCGGCATTACCTTCAGTACGCCGCTGGGCGACCTGCGCGTGCCGTTCAAGCGCGAGGGGGAACTGCCGTTGATCCGCCCGCCCCAGGTTCGGCTGGAGGACGTGCGGGTGCGCAAGCTCGACCTGTCCGGCGCGCGTCTGGAGCTTCGGCTGCGGATCGACAATCCGAACAACTTTGATCTGAAGATCCAGCGACTGAGCTGGAAGGTCGGCCTCGAGGGCAGTCGGCTGTTCAGCGGCCGTCGCCTCAAGGGTCGGATTATCCCGGCCAAGGGGCGGGCCGTGGTCGAACTCGAGCTCAAGGTCGGCCTGGACGAGCTGGGCCGGGCCCTGGAGCGCACCCTGCAACGCGGCGACGTACGCTACGACCTTGACCTCGATTTCAGGCTCGAGACCCCCTACGGCGAGCTGCCGTTGCACCTGGATCGTAAGGGTAAATCCGGGGTCTCGCGCTGA
- a CDS encoding CHASE2 domain-containing protein, translating into MTNRRGLLLGAIVGLAMVLFYFSAPNAFELFELQLLDYRLRSRPVEPGPEKISVILVDERAMGRYGLGEKFKFALAELIEELTSEGVKVIALDIIFPTPRDNESSSSDRLSLAIHNAQCVVLGYRWDIPGFIEPFNNLERAERLRVVLGEHGWRYGYRENIPQAVYPTPKRALISDMRIVRSACSQGYVSVIAGLDLSVRTVPMAISMQQHFLPPFSVSIVRKFRDNEEFVVQAEDGVVQKIVLGDRELPVDMAGRLLLLPPGPPSSIQTYDFISALAGEIPSYRLKDGIVLIGVSAMGGHDNFTTSYGPNTPGVYVHAEAVHNMLDGRFLRRDLPIRRAETLIMLLLPIILGLLIAQVRPIFALLLPPIIAMALIYMAQLFLERWGLWFLTSYAVVALFSAQIVILGARLAVADKIIRCGQERENSA; encoded by the coding sequence GTGACAAACCGCCGAGGTCTATTGCTCGGGGCGATCGTCGGACTGGCGATGGTCCTGTTCTACTTCAGCGCTCCCAACGCCTTCGAGCTGTTCGAGCTGCAGCTGCTCGATTATCGCCTGCGCAGTCGGCCGGTGGAGCCGGGCCCGGAGAAGATCTCGGTGATCCTGGTCGACGAACGGGCAATGGGCCGCTACGGCCTGGGTGAGAAGTTCAAGTTTGCCCTGGCCGAGCTGATCGAGGAACTGACCTCCGAGGGTGTCAAGGTGATCGCCCTGGACATCATTTTCCCCACTCCGCGCGATAACGAATCGAGCTCCTCCGATCGACTCAGCCTCGCGATTCACAACGCCCAATGCGTTGTGCTCGGATACCGTTGGGACATCCCGGGCTTCATTGAGCCGTTCAACAACCTGGAACGAGCCGAGCGGCTACGCGTGGTGCTCGGCGAGCATGGATGGCGCTACGGCTACCGTGAGAATATCCCGCAGGCGGTCTATCCTACTCCCAAGCGCGCACTCATCAGCGACATGCGCATTGTCAGGTCCGCCTGTTCCCAGGGCTATGTCTCGGTGATCGCCGGACTCGACCTGTCGGTGCGTACGGTCCCGATGGCGATCTCGATGCAGCAGCATTTCCTACCGCCGTTCTCGGTAAGCATCGTGCGCAAATTCCGCGACAACGAAGAATTCGTGGTCCAGGCCGAGGATGGCGTGGTCCAGAAGATCGTCCTGGGAGATCGCGAGCTGCCCGTGGACATGGCCGGACGCTTGCTCCTGCTGCCGCCAGGTCCGCCCTCTTCGATCCAGACCTACGACTTCATCAGCGCATTGGCCGGAGAGATCCCCTCCTACCGCCTCAAAGACGGCATCGTGCTGATCGGCGTCTCGGCCATGGGCGGACACGACAACTTCACCACCAGCTACGGCCCAAACACTCCCGGTGTGTACGTGCACGCCGAGGCCGTGCACAACATGCTCGACGGCCGGTTCCTCAGGCGCGATCTGCCGATCAGACGCGCCGAGACCCTGATAATGCTGCTGCTGCCTATTATCCTGGGGCTGCTCATTGCCCAAGTCAGACCGATCTTCGCCCTGCTGCTGCCGCCGATAATCGCCATGGCGCTGATCTACATGGCGCAGCTGTTTTTAGAACGATGGGGCCTATGGTTCCTGACCAGCTACGCCGTAGTGGCGCTGTTCAGCGCGCAGATCGTGATCCTCGGCGCGCGGCTGGCCGTGGCCGACAAGATCATCCGCTGCGGCCAGGAGCGAGAAAACTCGGCATAG
- a CDS encoding L-glutamate gamma-semialdehyde dehydrogenase encodes MRPQFNNEPLTDFSLPAQRESFALALEQRRRASADSFFPLRIGGRRIKTDQTFFSYNPSQPEMVLGEFAKAGAAEASKALDAAWKAFDNWSKLDVSTRAAVLFRAAGRMRRDKHLFSAQMVLEAGKSWVEADADTAEAIDFIEFYAQEALRLSQPQPLTTRVDEMSELHYIPLGVGAVIPPWNFPNAILVGMTSAALVMGNTVVLKPASDTPGVATMVYELFESCGLPAGALNLLCGPGALAGEALVADQRTRFISFTGSKAVGLRINELAAKQVKGQRWIKRVVAEMGGKDTIVVDETADLADAARMTVAAAYGFGGQKCSACSRVVVTEKAYARFRELLLKGVAAVSVGDPQQGPEIYMGPVINQASVNKVGRYIRIGRAEGKLIAGGKRLRRPGYFFEPTVFEQIKPGARLDQEEIFGPVLALIKVKDFDEAIKRANATEYGLTGAVFTMDPERAQLARREFFVGNLYINRKCTGALVGVHPFGGFNMSGTDSKAGGRDYLLLFSQAKSVSERLYW; translated from the coding sequence ATGCGTCCGCAGTTTAACAACGAGCCGCTGACCGATTTTTCGCTGCCGGCCCAACGCGAATCATTTGCCCTGGCCCTTGAGCAACGCCGGCGCGCCTCGGCAGATTCGTTCTTTCCGTTGCGCATCGGCGGACGCCGGATTAAAACCGACCAGACGTTCTTCTCGTACAACCCCTCGCAGCCCGAGATGGTCCTGGGCGAGTTCGCCAAGGCCGGAGCAGCCGAGGCCAGCAAGGCGCTCGACGCAGCGTGGAAGGCTTTTGACAACTGGAGCAAGCTGGACGTCTCGACGCGGGCGGCGGTGCTGTTTCGCGCGGCGGGCAGGATGCGTCGCGATAAGCACTTGTTCTCGGCGCAGATGGTGCTCGAGGCGGGCAAGAGCTGGGTCGAGGCCGACGCGGACACGGCCGAGGCGATCGACTTTATCGAGTTCTACGCACAGGAGGCGCTACGGCTATCCCAGCCCCAGCCGCTGACCACGCGCGTCGACGAAATGTCCGAGCTGCACTACATTCCTTTGGGAGTAGGCGCTGTGATCCCGCCTTGGAATTTCCCCAACGCGATCCTGGTGGGCATGACCAGCGCAGCGTTGGTGATGGGTAATACGGTTGTACTTAAGCCGGCCTCGGATACTCCGGGCGTGGCCACGATGGTCTACGAGCTGTTCGAGAGCTGCGGCCTGCCCGCCGGAGCGCTGAACCTGCTTTGCGGCCCCGGCGCTTTGGCGGGCGAGGCGCTGGTCGCCGACCAGCGCACGCGCTTCATCTCGTTCACCGGTTCCAAGGCCGTGGGCCTGCGGATCAACGAGCTGGCCGCCAAGCAGGTCAAGGGGCAGCGCTGGATCAAGCGTGTGGTGGCCGAGATGGGCGGCAAGGACACGATCGTGGTCGACGAGACCGCGGACCTCGCCGACGCCGCGCGTATGACCGTGGCTGCGGCCTACGGCTTCGGCGGCCAGAAGTGCTCGGCCTGCTCGCGGGTCGTGGTCACGGAAAAGGCCTACGCCAGGTTCCGCGAGCTGCTGCTCAAGGGCGTGGCCGCGGTCAGTGTGGGCGATCCGCAGCAGGGGCCCGAGATCTACATGGGCCCGGTGATCAACCAGGCCTCGGTGAACAAGGTCGGCCGCTACATCCGCATCGGCCGCGCAGAGGGCAAGCTGATCGCCGGAGGCAAGCGGCTGCGCAGGCCGGGCTACTTTTTCGAGCCTACGGTATTCGAGCAGATCAAACCCGGCGCGCGCCTCGACCAGGAGGAGATTTTCGGCCCGGTGCTGGCGCTGATCAAGGTCAAGGACTTCGACGAGGCGATCAAACGCGCCAACGCCACGGAGTACGGCCTGACCGGCGCGGTGTTCACCATGGACCCGGAGCGTGCCCAGCTCGCCCGACGAGAGTTCTTCGTAGGCAACCTGTACATTAACCGCAAGTGCACCGGCGCGCTGGTCGGCGTCCACCCCTTCGGCGGATTCAACATGAGCGGCACGGACAGCAAGGCCGGCGGCAGGGATTACCTGCTGTTGTTTTCCCAGGCCAAGAGCGTGTCCGAGCGGCTCTACTGGTAG